From the genome of Primulina huaijiensis isolate GDHJ02 chromosome 11, ASM1229523v2, whole genome shotgun sequence:
aaaaaattaaaatttgcccacttaccttgaattcttgaaagaaaaacgTGACTAGCTAGGCTTGCTTGTACaggaatttttcgaaaattcctcttcGGCAGCAGGACGGCGGTAGCGCTTCGCCGTGCTCGAAAATCCTAAGGAGTCTAGGgcacaaattttcgaaattttgtgtTGTTATGAGGTGTGATTTTCGAATACagggccctcctatttataggggttggctgctatcgtgatcAAGAGTTATAGCTGTATTTGAACTCTGAATCAAATCTTAATCCAGAATCATGATATAATCGTGATATTGTTCGAAATCTTAAACCTTCCATCCCCTAATTTTCGAGATTTGCATATATATACACAGATTGATTTcgaattctagggattttattatctcttgcttgatcttttctcccggtatctcaatatcaacTTAAATTTTAGACCtttatctgcttattttcaaaattctttctTTAATTCCTTatattgagataaatttattcctacGCAACTTTCAAATAAATCATACTATCTAATTTCGAGCTTCATAATTCTgcacacgataaaattatctacacaacttagataaccttaaaacaaatcttatattctgaatgatttaaatattaatatccaagattacaccatcctagtataatcatattaataaaagaTATGATCACGATTGTACAAAATCACGGGTTTTACAGccctccctccttatgggaagtttcgtcctcgaaacttgggttgGCTTGGTCTGTGAAGAGGTACGGGTATTGGTCTATCATCCTTTGTTCTAGCTCCCACGTGGCTTCTCTTTCTGTGTGGTTAGACCATTGTACCTTGACGTAGGGAATGATTCGTCGTCTTAGTACTTGGTCCTTTGTATCCACAATTCTAATGGGAACTTCTTCGTACTTCAGCTCTTCTCCCAAGTTACTTTCGATCACGAGCGGTTCTACTTCCAATACATGGCTTGGATCCGAGATGTATTTCCGTAGTTGGGATACGTGGAAAACGTTGTGAATTTTAGACATGTTTGGTGGCAGTGCCAATCTGTATGCTAGCGTGcccactttttccaaaatttcaaaggGTCCCACATAACGAAGGTTCAGCTTCCCAGCTTTACTGAATCGgaccactcctttcataggcGAGACTTTTACGTAGGCCTTCTCGCCAACATTGAATTCTGCTGGCCTTCTTTTCAGGTctgcccaactcttttgtcgaTCTTGAGCTGTCTTGAGTTTCTCTCGGATGACTGTAACCTTGTCTATTGTTGTCTGTACGAGTTCGGGTCCTACTATTGCTTTttctcccacttcatcccaatataatgGCGATCGGCATTTCCTCCCATACAGAGCTTCGTATGGAGCCATCCCAATactgctgtgatagctgttattcTAAGCAAACTCGATCAATGGTAGGTGATTGCTCCAATTGCTACTGAATTCTAGAGCGCAGGCtcgcagcatatcttccaaggtgtgaattgtcctctcggtttggccatcggtttgtggatgataggccgtactaAGCGTCACTTTCGTTCCCATGGCTTCTTGGAAGCTCTTCCAAAATCGTCAGACGAAtcttgggtctctgtcagacaggaTGCTCACTGGTACTCCATGAAATCTTACAATATTATCCATATACAGTGTGGCCAACTTGTCCAGATTGTAGTTCATATGGACGGGTAGGAAGTGTGCGGATTTTGtaagtctatctacgattacccatattccGTCCTGCCCTTGCCTTGACTTTGGTAACActaccacaaagtccatggagatatgttcccatttccattcaggtatTCCCAAGGGTTGCAATAATCACCCCGATCGTTGGTGCTCtgctttgacctgttgacacacttggcatttagcgacaaattctgccacgtctcttttcattccattccaccaaaaATTGCTCTTAAgatctctgtacatttttgtactccctggatggacTGAGAATTTGGACTTgtgtgcttctgacagtattTCTTGGCGAAGGTTATCGTTGTCTGGTACACACAGCCGTCTTTTCATCCATAAGACTCATTTGTCATCGATTTGTAGATCTTTCGACTTCCCACTTTCCACTTGTCCCTTAAGTTTCTTTAGCTCAGGGTCTCGGTCTTGGTTTAGCTTGACGGCCTCTTGCAGACATGGCCGAGCGGAGAGTGAAGCCAGAGTGGTCTTGTTTCCACTTTCCGACTCAGAGCATCGGCCACTTTGTTCGCTTTACCTGGATGGTAACATATAGTcaagtcataatccttcagtaGTTCGATCCACCGCCTTTGCCTCATGTtaagttccttttgggtgaacaggtatttgaggctctggtgatctgtgaaaatttcgcACTTGGCGTCATagagatagtgtctccagatttttaaggcaaaaacaACTGATGCTAGCTCCAGATCATGCGTAGGGTATTTTTGCTCGTGCTGTTTCAACTGCCTTGATACGTAGGCGATCACTCTTCCCTCTTGCATGAGCACGCATCCAGACCTTCCTTAGATGCgtcactgtagatggtgaatTCTTTATCTTCCGTGGGTAAGATTAGTACTGGCGTGGATGCGAGCCTTTCTTTTAATGTCTGAAAACTTTTCTCGCAACCTTCGTCCCAGACGAACTTGGAATTCTTCTGAGTGAGTTTCGTCAGTGGTATGGCGATTGAGGAAAAACCTTCGAcgaacttcctgtaataaccTGCAAGTCCAAGAAAACTCTTGATGTCTGTGGCGTTATTAGGTTTTGGCCATTCTGTAAGTGCCTCGACTTTCCTGGGTTCCACTGATACTCCTGCTTCAGAGATTACGTGTCATAAAAAGGATATACTCTttagccagaactcacatttcttaaacTTAGCATAGAGCTCCTTTTCTCTCAAAGTCTGAAGTGCAATGCGCAGATGCTCTTCGTGATCTCTTTCGTTGGAAGaatagacgaggatgtcgtcaaTAAATACCACTATGAACTGATCCAGGAATGGTTTAAAAACTCTGTTCATTAGGTCCATGAAGGCTGCAGGCGCGTTGGTCAGCCCGAAAGGCATCACTgtgaactcataatgtccatatcttgtccgaAAAGCTGTTTTGGAGATATCTTTCGCCCTGTCCTTCAGTTGGTGGTATCCCGTCCTCAGATCCAGTTTAGAAAAGACTGCGGCTCCTTTaagctgatcaaataggtcGTCAATCCTCGGGAGggggtacttgttcttgacaATGATCTTGTTTAGTTCTCTATAGTCGATGCACAAcctcatactcccatctttcttctttacaaaaagtaCTGGAGCTCCTTATGGGGACACACTGGGTCGGACTTGCTTTTTGTCcagcaattcttggagttgttcCTTTAACTCCTTGAGTTTAGCTGGCGCCATCctgtaaggtgctttagagattgGAGCTGCACCAGGAACCAGATTAATTTCGAACTCAACTTCGCGGTCCGGGACTATCCCTGGgagttcttctggaaaaacatcCGGGAACTCACATACTATTGGGATGTCTTCTATCTTTAGTTCGGCTTCTCCTTGCACTTCGCTAACCATTGCTAGGTAGATATCTTCTCCGGATTTCATGGCCTTCCATGCTTGGGAAACGGAAAGGAGTGATTTCCGTTCCTTGGATTTACCATGATACACGATATCTTCCTGATTCGGGGTTCGGAGTTTAACTCTTTTCCCTTTACAGTCTACTATTGCATTGTTtttggctaaccaatccattcatAGAATGATGTCAAAGTCGGCCATGATTATTTGTATTAAGTCTGCGCTGAAATTCTGATTACcgatattaattaaaaagtctctGTGAATCTCATGAGTTTCGATGGCCTTATTTGTAGGTGTGGCTATTTGAAAAGGTTCGGCTAATAATTCAGGCTTAAGTCCTAGTTTTTTAGCGAGTCTCTTAGATACAAATGAATgcgtggcaccacaatcaaataacgCATAAGCAGGCACTTTTTGAATAAGAATGATACCTGACACGACTTCAGTGGCATCGTCGGCCTCTTCTTGAGTCATAGCAAAGATCCTAGCGTTAGGCTTGCTTTCCTTTGGCTTGTTGGGATTAGTTCCTGAATTTGGCCCAGTTCCCTTATTGGGTCCGGCTGCTTGGTTGGCAGCAGTAGGACATTCAGCAATTCGGTGTCCCGCTTTCCCACATCCGAAGCATACACCACTGTTTCTGCGGCATTCTCCCAGGTGTCGTAAGTGACAAGTTGGGCAAGGCTTAATATCCTGGTAGCTTGAGGTAGGCGAAGGTCCTTTTGATGGTCCACCGGACTGTTTAGGCTTCTTGAAAGTCTGATTACTGCGTGAGGACTGACTAGTCATGGGgctttttttcttaaattcttTCTCCCTACGCTGGATGTCAGTTTCAGCTCGGATAGCTGCACCCATTAGATCTGAAAAATTCGCGGGTTGGTAGACTGCTAGGGCTGATTGGATTCTACTGTTCAATCCCTTTTTAAAACGGTGCAACATCAAAACTTCGTCCGCCATGATTGCCGGAGCATAAGATCCAAGGGCATTAAACTGGGAGGTGTATTCCACAACCGACATATCCGGAGTTTGAGTGAGGTTTTCAAACTCACTCAGTTTCTGCAGTCTGACCTCGGCTGGATAATACTGTTTCAGAAAGGCTTCTCGAAATCGCTGCCAAGTCATTGGTCCTGCAGCTGTCATGGCTGGCGAGATTGCTTTCCACCATTTTCCTGCTTTATCTTCTAGGAACGGCACAGTCACGTCCACTTTCAGTGCTGTGGGAACTTCCAATAGTCGCAGTTGCGTCTCTACACTTTTTAGCCAGCTCTGGCTAACTTCAGGGTTGGCAGCTCCACTGAAGGTTGGACATCTATTCTTGCGGAGTGATTCATAGTGGAACTTGATTCCgtttggtggtggaggtggtggtggctgATTGACGTTCTGATTTCCTAACCCTTGCAGGGTTGTCGCTACAACGGTGGCTATGGCCATAAGATCAGCTTGGCTTAAGTTGACTGCAGGCGGGGGTCCATTCCCTTGCTCGTTCTCTTGTCTGGCCTCACGGTCGGCGTTAGCATAACGCGGGTTGCGATTCTGTCTCGGGGGGTCTGCCGGCCATTTCCTACAATCGCATCGCAAGTTCTAAGAATTTGTAAGAGTAAAGTTCATAAAATAGATTGTGctgaaataaattgaaatcaatgaatcaaataaaacaaattttttttattgatttcttaaGGAAAGAACATGACCAATCTAAAGGAAACAAAACTCGTACTGAATAAAATAGCAACAACGGAAAAGTAAAATAAACTCCTAGAACAAAATCACTAAGACATCCTAGTCTAATCCTCTATCTCTCCATCCCCAATGGCTGCTATAGGCTCCTCAATCTCTATCGGTTCTTCCTCTTCCGGCTCTCCTTCCTGAAGTAGCTCTACCATATGAGTGAGCTGGACATTCTCTGCATTAAGCTGGGCCACTTGTGTCTTCCACCCCTGAACGTCTGCCTCTGCCTCGTCCAACATATCAATGGTAAGTTGATGGCGCAGTTCGTAATCCCTCTTATTCTGCTTGATCTTGTTCTTCAGTACCTCACCCTGTTGAGCCAGATGATGGTTCACCTTTGAAATGTTGTTTATAGCCTCACTTAAATTCTCCAGTCTCTTCTTGCTCCTGGCATTTTGCTGTTTTTCTTCTTCTAACTCCTTTCGGTATCGGTCGATGTCTTCATGCAGCTTTTTCTCTCGATACTAGCCGTGTTCTATATCATCCCTCAAATCCATGTTATCTCCTCTTACCAATTCTCTCTGATAGATTGCATTGTTAAGTTGGGTCCGAATTTCCTCTTTCTCTGTGGCTAAGGTCGCATTCTCCCGTCTTCTCTCACCTAGTCTGGCTCTAAGCCGCTTTATCAGGCGCGACTGATTATCAATGGCAAGCTGCTTCATGTGGATTGCAGCTTGGGCACGAGTGCTGAATTGGGGAGACATTtcctgaaaaagaaaagaaaatgctcaaaatatcataaatatgataaaatagcAGGATAGAGTAAAGtactgaaaattaaaagttttcgaaaatttccGAAATGAAAAGTTTTGAGATAGACATATGGATTCGAAGAGCATGTCGAGAGGATTTCAGATCAGTTGACGGAACCGAATTCGGAGTTTCCtacgaaaaaaaaatcgaaggaCGTATGCTGGTGGGTTGACTCGCTGACTCGGCCGGGTAGACTCGCCGGAGTATGATTGGAGCAAAGGCGTATGACGGCAAAGGGGTAAGGGTCACGGAACCGGTGGTGGCACGGCCAGAATCGGTCAGGAAACTACCCAATTTGACCGGAAACTCGCTCAAACTCGGTTAACTCACTTGAAATTGGGCGTTTCCGATTAGCTCATCTGAACTCAAAATTGATGGTTGGGAAATGTTACCCATGGATAGTATATTGTTTGTGTAAAAGTAATTGAATATCGGAGTAGGATTGGCAGGGTAATTGGACGGAATAAAATTCGGGGTTAGGGTTTCGGATGCCCAATCCGTAGATCCGAAATTCCGGTAGCACCCGAATGCGAAACCTGAAATTATTTGAGGGCTTTCATTCGTGTCATCGATTCGGTCCTAGATCTGGTCTCCGATCAAAGAAACAATACCGGAAGCGGCCTTAATCGGAGGAAACGCGGCGGCGCGTGCGAAGGCCCTGTTTGGCCGAATttccgaaattttttttttttgaaaatcgatttttttttccactCGAATTATGGACctgacggctctgataccactaaaatgTTACGCCTCGAACTCAGaatttgacaccggcgttgtttaacaatcacacgattgaaacaaccagcctcgtagcatagtataaaccgaaaaccagtttattattcataatttctcaaaaaacaattgtctttacaacgtaaataaaaataaatttgcggaaaagtctaacatcaaatttaaattgctaaaattcaaaaataatcatatctaCCAAATTCGAAAATAAACTAATCATCATCCCCAAAACTGttccgattcttcttcttctacctgttcttcggacttatctgggaaaggttgtaaggggtgagtattttgggaatactcagtaaatgggggaattatcgaacaacacataaaaaaatttccatattttcgaaaataacatatatttacagcatgcttttcataattgtaacactgcaattttttcacctttcatggtttactgacgtcagtccctaaattttaattctctaagggggcgaggccataaaacagttctatcccactgttaagggccatatgttggaattccacccattttcagggaatcctcacagtgtcctcacaaaaacgtaacaagatttacaaaaaaacgtagacggtgtttgaccgcatttttttctttaaaaagaaaaacacattacccaaaaatttaaaaatttaaaatttgcccacttactttgaattcttgaaagaaaaacgTGACTAGCTAGGCTTGCTTGTACAGgaatttttcaaaattcctcTTCGGCAGCAAGACGCCGGTAGCGCTTCGCCGTGCTCGAAAATCCTAAGGAGTCTAGGgcacaaattttcgaaattttgcgTGTGTTATGAGGTGTGATTTTCGAATACagggccctcctatttataggggttggctgctatcgtgatcAAGAGTTATAGTTGCATTTGAACTCTGAATCAAATCTTAATCCAGAATCATGATATAATCGTGATATTGTTCGAAATCTTAAACCTTCCATCCCCTAATTTTCGAGATTTGCATATATATACACTGATTGATTTCGAATTCtaaggattttattatctcttgtttgatcttttCTCCCCGTATCTCAATATCAACTTAAATCTTAGACCtttatctgcttattttcaaaattctttctttaatttcttagattgagataaatttattcctaccCAACtttcaaataaatcatattatctaatttcgagcttcataattctgcacacgataaaattatctacacaacttagataaccttaaaacaaatcttatattctgaatgatttaaatattaatatccaagattacaccatcctagtataatcatattaataaaaaatatgatcACGATGGTACAAAATCACAGATTTTACATTATGTATtcttaaaaaatgaaatgagtGGCCTGAAAAATTCTATCCTTCTTCTCATATGCATGTAttccttttaaaaaataataataacaaaggTATTATCAGAATCAGTAATGGAGGCGCTGAGTATATTCAACTGTATTCAGTCTCCGATTCCGCCCGTTCGACACTCGTTTTCTTCTAGTTCAGATGCCTCCCATTGTTTAACAAGAAGAAAATCTTTAATTCTCACTTCTTCACTGCTCTCATCTTTCTTTCCCTTTCATCAGCGTTCAAGATCCTCCGTCCTCGCGCAAGTGGAAGAACTTCAGCTAGAAGAGGACCGAGTCGTTCAAATCTTTCAGGTCCACGATTTTATCAATGCTGCTTGTAAAAGTATATGCATTTGATGATACGAGGATGACGATGACTGCGTCGAACCTCGTTTTCCGGTTATTTGTAATTACAACTTCCATTCTGGTTTGGTGATAGACACTGGAGGATGTGGTGCTATTGTTCATCGTATTTTATTGTTCCAAAATTCAACATGTGTATCGATTCCGATTTCTTCACTTACTCAATCTTATTTATAATGTAGGACACTTCTTCTTCTGTTGTTTCCATCAAGGACCTTGAGTTAACTAAAGTCCCGAAGAGTGCTTCAGAAAAATTGCTAGCTGAGAATGAGAATGCAAAATTGGAAGGGACAGGTTCAGGTTTTATCTGGGATAAGTTTGGTCACATTGTAGGTTCCTGGTCTTTGTTTCGTGGACTACTTTTCTTCAAAATCTTCTCATGAAACTCATTGTTTTATGAACTGAACAAATAAATGCTTGCCAAAATCGATCATTCGGATTGATGTGTTGAGAttcatcatatatgaatttatgAGTAGGTTATAATGTTGTTTTAGAATTTTATGAAGTCTCGTATCAACATTCAATCAACCTTGTGTTCCGGACACTCACTCATTCTACATCCTTGGATTTATCATTTTTTGAGAGTAAAGTGGATATTCATTTCTAAGAGTTCATCTTGTGCATCATGATAAATTCTGTTTGTCAGAATCATGAGCATTTGCTGCCGGAGGAGTAATAATTTTATGTTACGAATCTTTTTGGTTTCCACAGGTGACAAATTATCATGTTGTTGCCAAATTGGCTGCAGACAAAAGTGGATTACAACTTTGTAAAGTTCTGTTATGTTTTTATTACGTTAGCTTTACTTATAATCTCGTATTTGGACTGTGCGGTATGGACCGACAGCTTGTTTACATCCGTTTTCAGGTATCTTTAGTTGATGCTAGTGGCAACAGCATTGCTAGAGAAGGCAAGATTGTTGGCTTTGATCCTGACTATGATTTAGCTGTTCTTAAGGTGTTAACAAGAAAATAGTAGTGAATAGAAATCTCCCCAAGGTTCAGCTATTGACAATATGTAACCGGCGGCCTATACGTGCCTTATATCTAATTTTCGTTTCAGGTTGATGCAGTTGGAAATGAGTTAAAACCAGTGGCTCTAGGCACATCTCGTGAACTGCGAGTGGGGCAGAGCTGCTACGCAATTGGAAACCCTTATGGATTTGAGAACACTTTAACAACTGGGGTAATTTTTAAGAAATGTGAGCTCTGGTGCGCGCAAAGTGCGCTACCAGATCCCTGAAGGAGATTTTTTGTATCAAGGAACCAATATGGATTGCTGATGAATAATGAATCACTTGGTCTTTGACATACTGCAGGTTATTAGTGGATTGGGAAGAGAGATACCCTCACCGAATGGACGAGCCATTAGAGGAGCCATTCAAACTGATGCAGCCATTAATGCTGGTATCTCTCAATTGGTGAAATATTTCGTTTACATGATGTACTGTGTTTCTGGCCATTAGCATCGTTTGATCTGCTTACATATAAATTTCTAGGTCTGATGTTTTGTTAATACTGCAGGAAATTCTGGTGGACCATTGATGGATTCATATGGTCATGTAATTGGGGTTAATACTGCCACATTCACTCGCAAAGGTAAAGTGGTCTTCTTCTCTGTTTGCCGTGCTTAATCTTGTCATATTGACAATCATGCCCAAAATGAAACCAGTACTTGAATTTTGAAAAGTTaaacattgattttttttaagggTTTTAATCCTACACCAAAGTTCAATCCTTTCCTGTATTTTTTGAGCTCAGTACATCGTTTCCTTTTTCCGACTATGAAACAGATGGCATGAATTATCATCTGTTTTTTGAGAGGACTGCATCTACAATGTTTTGATTATGAAACAGATGGCACGATCATACATTTTAGCTGATGTTTATctaattatttttgtaattatcAGAATGCAAATTATATTCGTAAATTTAGCAACCTGAATTCAAACTCAAGCTGAATGAATTTGGTTGTGAACCTTAATGCAGGCAGTGGAATATCTTCTGGAGTGAACTTTGCAATTCCCATTGACACAGCAATCCGTATTGTGCCGTATCTCATTGTCTATGGGACTCCTTACACTGATAGATACTGAAGGCACCTGATACTCAAACCCTGTTTTCTGGCTTTTTCCATCTCTCAACTAGTAAAGCATTCGAGATGCCTTTTCTTGTTCAACAAatcaatgtttttatttaataattggtGTCTTTGTGCCTCTTTTATTGAAGTTTATGTTGTTTTGAACCAACCCACTACTTCTAAAGATACATTCTTTTAGCTTATGTTTCTTCTGTGGCTCTTAAAATTACCACTCCAATCTAACTCATCATCAAACTTTTGTATGAACGAGTCATTACATCGAATTCGATAAAAGTTTATACAGCATCGCAAATAAAT
Proteins encoded in this window:
- the LOC140988534 gene encoding uncharacterized protein — encoded protein: MDWLAKNNAIVDCKGKRVKLRTPNQEDIVYHGKSKERKSLLSVSQAWKAMKSGEDIYLAMVSEVQGEAELKIEDIPIVCEFPDVFPEELPGIVPDREVEFEINLVPGAAPISKAPYRMAPAKLKELKEQLQELLDKKQVRPSVSP
- the LOC140988535 gene encoding uncharacterized protein; the protein is MAIATVVATTLQGLGNQNVNQPPPPPPPNGIKFHYESLRKNRCPTFSGAANPEVSQSWLKSVETQLRLLEVPTALKVDVTVPFLEDKAGKWWKAISPAMTAAGPMTWQRFREAFLKQYYPAEVRLQKLSEFENLTQTPDMSVVEYTSQFNALGSYAPAIMADEVLMLHRFKKGLNSRIQSALAVYQPANFSDLMGAAIRAETDIQRREKEFKKKSPMTSQSSRSNQTFKKPKQSGGPSKGPSPTSSYQDIKPCPTCHLRHLGECRRNSGVCFGCGKAGHRIAECPTAANQAAGPNKGTGPNSGTNPNKPKESKPNARIFAMTQEEADDATEVVSGIILIQKVPAYALFDCGATHSFVSKRLAKKLGLKPELLAEPFQIATPTNKAIETHEIHRDFLINIGNQNFSADLIQIIMADFDIIL
- the LOC140987801 gene encoding protease Do-like 5, chloroplastic, producing MEALSIFNCIQSPIPPVRHSFSSSSDASHCLTRRKSLILTSSLLSSFFPFHQRSRSSVLAQVEELQLEEDRVVQIFQDTSSSVVSIKDLELTKVPKSASEKLLAENENAKLEGTGSGFIWDKFGHIVTNYHVVAKLAADKSGLQLCKVSLVDASGNSIAREGKIVGFDPDYDLAVLKVDAVGNELKPVALGTSRELRVGQSCYAIGNPYGFENTLTTGVISGLGREIPSPNGRAIRGAIQTDAAINAGNSGGPLMDSYGHVIGVNTATFTRKGSGISSGVNFAIPIDTAIRIVPYLIVYGTPYTDRY